A DNA window from bacterium contains the following coding sequences:
- a CDS encoding OmpA family protein, with translation MPSRRFALFVAVIALSFALFGCGAKEYPAELLEAKAAVAESAAEGADDMCPEEFKSAETALAQAEAYYAEDEEDEMMSSAQNAISLAETAKNCAIAKKESAPLPGSTPGALPEELAGYTETIFFAYNDNGIRPDQVQKLLNAASYIKQMQDQYKFWVVLAASADRPGQPKENYELTLRRGVVTRFFLIDQGVDPERILIKPLGEAVAAREDKKDVKNQEFRKVEISFLPPAGVQSVRVAPPFLYPADFVVKPGSAAPGSLAGTAALTPKDE, from the coding sequence ATGCCATCTCGCCGGTTCGCTTTGTTCGTGGCGGTCATTGCCCTGTCGTTTGCCCTTTTCGGGTGCGGGGCCAAGGAATATCCCGCGGAGTTGCTCGAGGCCAAGGCGGCCGTCGCGGAATCCGCGGCGGAGGGCGCCGACGACATGTGCCCGGAGGAATTCAAGTCCGCGGAGACGGCGCTCGCGCAGGCCGAGGCGTATTACGCCGAAGACGAGGAGGACGAGATGATGTCTTCCGCGCAAAACGCGATCAGCCTCGCCGAGACTGCGAAGAACTGCGCGATCGCCAAGAAGGAATCCGCGCCGCTTCCGGGCTCGACGCCGGGCGCGCTGCCGGAAGAGCTCGCGGGCTACACGGAGACGATCTTCTTCGCGTACAACGACAACGGCATCCGCCCGGACCAGGTGCAAAAGCTCCTGAACGCGGCGTCGTACATCAAGCAGATGCAGGACCAGTACAAGTTCTGGGTCGTGCTCGCCGCGTCGGCCGACCGGCCCGGGCAGCCGAAAGAGAACTACGAACTGACGCTGCGCCGCGGCGTGGTGACGCGCTTTTTCCTCATCGACCAGGGCGTCGATCCGGAACGCATCCTCATCAAGCCGCTCGGCGAGGCTGTCGCCGCGCGCGAGGACAAGAAGGACGTGAAAAACCAGGAGTTCCGCAAGGTGGAAATCTCCTTCCTTCCGCCTGCCGGCGTGCAGTCGGTGCGCGTCGCGCCGCCGTTCCTGTACCCGGCGGATTTCGTCGTGAAGCCGGGATCGGCCGCGCCGGGATCGCTCGCCGGCACCGCCGCGCTGACGCCGAAGGACGAATAG